ACGTCGTTGTCTAAATGCTAGTTCAGTAAGTAAAGATAGGGTTTTTACGTCGATTACAGGATAAGGAGTATTCGTGTGCGGAATGAAGCGTATCATTAAAGATTCTACTTTTGGAATAGGAATAAAAGAAGTTGCCGGTATTTTAAATAATGGAATGGTTTTATAATGATACTGTGTTACTATACTTAATCTTCCGTATTCTTTGTTATTGGGATCTGCGCAAATTCGTCTTCCTACTTCTTTTTGAAACATAAAATGCATATCATCAATTACATTAAGATACTTAAATAAATATATGATTAATTCTGTAGCTATATTATAAGGTAAATTTCCTATTAATCGTAGTTTTTGTCCGAATTGGTTAGATAAATCGAAAAAGTTTGTTATCATTACATTTTGACTAAAAATTTTAATTTTTTTATTAAACATTTGAATTAATCGATTAACTAAATTGGAATCGCGTTCTATTAATATCAAAAAATCAATATCTATAGTATCCAAAATTTGTTTGGTTAATGCGCCTAATCCAGGTCCAATTTCTACTATTTTTTGATATTTTTTAGGATTGATAGATTTAACGATAGCATTAATAATATTTTGATCATTAAGAAAGATTTGACCCCATTTTTTTTGTATACAATGATTTTTATAGTATATTTTTTTCATGAAGTTTATTTGCCATATTGATTGCAACTGTGATAGCCATAATCATACTATTGGGTAATGCTAATCCTGTACCAGATAGCTCAAGAGCAGTTCCGTGATCCACAGAAGTTCTAATAAAAGGCAATCCAAAAGTAATGTTTACTGATTGACCAAATCCAGAATACTTCAGCACAGGCAATCCCTGATCATGATACATAACTAATATTACGTCTGCATGTTGTATATATTTTGATTGAAATATTGTGTCAGCTGATAACGGTCCTATTATTTCATAATTAGTGTGTTTTTTTAAAATATTTAGAGCAGGTATAATAGTTTCAATTTCTTCTTGTCCTATATATCCAGATTCCCCAGCATGAGGATTTAAACCACATACATAAATCTTAGGACATAGAATGCCAAAAT
This region of Candidatus Blochmannia vicinus genomic DNA includes:
- the rsmA gene encoding 16S rRNA (adenine(1518)-N(6)/adenine(1519)-N(6))-dimethyltransferase RsmA, giving the protein MKKIYYKNHCIQKKWGQIFLNDQNIINAIVKSINPKKYQKIVEIGPGLGALTKQILDTIDIDFLILIERDSNLVNRLIQMFNKKIKIFSQNVMITNFFDLSNQFGQKLRLIGNLPYNIATELIIYLFKYLNVIDDMHFMFQKEVGRRICADPNNKEYGRLSIVTQYHYKTIPLFKIPATSFIPIPKVESLMIRFIPHTNTPYPVIDVKTLSLLTELAFRQRRKTLRNSLSTFFNQTEIIQQGINPTLRAENITINQYCTLAAILNNK